The stretch of DNA GCGCCCGCTCCTTTCACTCCTCGTCCGGAGAAATTTCCTTTGGTGCGGCCACGGCCACGACGGATCTTATCTTTGCGGCTGCCTGGGGCTGATTTTAGAGTATTTTGCTTCATGGGAAATCTTTTTAGTTAGTCTTTTCTTTACTTGGAGCCGGTTTCTTTGCCGGAGTGTTCATTCTTTTGTCTGCATTGACCATTATCTTTGCTTCAGACTTTGATATTTTCTTTACCTCGGGCGCTGCACGGTCTTCACCGAACTCTGCTTTGCTTTCTTTTTGTCGGTCGGTCTCGGTGTTTGGTTTTTCACGGAGTTTTGTGAGCGCTTTGTAAGTTGCTTTTGCCGTATTGATCTTGTTTGTGGATCCCAAAGACTTGGATAATACATTACTGACTCCTGCAAGCTCAAGGATTTGTCGAACGGCTCCTCCTGCGATGATTCCCGTTCCAATGCTCGCGGGCTTCATAAGCACCTGAGAAGCTTTGAACTTCACTTGAATCATGTGGGGAATGGTTCCGTTGTAGACTGGAACTTTGATGAGTCGTTTTTTGGCTTTTGCAACCGCTTTTTGAATGGCTTGTTGTACTTCTGTTGCCTTTCCGATTCCATATCCAACGGTTCCTTTCTTGTTTCCAATCACCACTGTTGCTCGGAAGCGAAGACGGCGACCTCCTTTAACCACACGAGTCACGCGGTCAACTTGAATGACTTCTTCTTCGAACTCTTTGACTTCTTTGACGAATGGTTTTTTTCCGGGTCTTGCCATAAAAAATTTATAGATTAGAAATTGAGGCCACCTTCTCGAGCACCGTCTGCAACGGCTTTTACTCGGCCATGATACTTATATCCATTTCGATCGAATACACAAGTCTTAATTCCAGCTTTCTCTGCTTTTTCTGCAAGCTCTTTTCCTACTTCTGCTGCTCGTTCCAACTTGGTTTTCTTGGATTTCGCGGCCATGTCGTGAGCGGCTGCAAGTGTTTTTCCGGTCTTATCATCAATCAGCTGAGCGTAAGTGTACTTCAAGCTTCGGAACACGATCAATCGTGGCTTTTCGGCAACTCCGGAGACACGAGATCGAATGCGGATGTGTCTGCGAGTGCGGTGCTCCGATTTGGTTTTTGGACGATTCATAGAATTTAAGGGTTACGCGGAAGCTTTTGAGGCAGCTTTACCGGCTTTTCGACGAATATGTTCATCGGAGTATTTGATTCCTTTTCCTTTGTAGGGCTCAGGTTTTCGGAATTCACGGATTTCGGCGGCCACTTGTCCTACCAATTGTTTGTCGATTCCAGAGATGTACAGGATGTTCTTTTTCTCATCATCCACCTTGAATGTAATTCCTGCCGGAGTAGGGTATTCGATGGGGTGAGAGTATCCGAGGTTCAAGACCAATTTACTTCCCTGAACGGCTACGCGGTAACCCACTCCATTGATCTCCATCGTTTTCATGAAGGCTTTTGTCACTCCTTCCACCATGTTTGCAAGCAGCGTTCGAGTGAGTCCGTGCAAAGAGTGTTGGATCTTATCGGATTGGTCTGCAACCACAATGAGTTCGTTCTCTTTCACCTCCACCTTGATGAGAGGATTTGGCTTAAAGCTGAGTTCTCCCTTTGGCCCCTTCACCACGAGTGTTCCGTCACTTTGTTCTGTTACGGTGACTCCGGTTGGGATGACGACAGGTTTTTTTCCGATTCGTGACATAAGGTGTTTAGTTTAGAGTAGGCGGTTTAATATATCTCACAAAGGTATTCTCCTCCAAGTTTTTGTTTGCGAGCCTTGTCTCCGCTCATGACTCCTTTTGGAGTTGAAATGATTGCAAGACCGAGGCCGCTGAGCACTCGTGGGATTTCTTGAGACTTTACATAGATGCGTTGCCCTGGTTTGCTCACGGATTTGAGGTGAATATCCTGACGATCTTCTGGAAGTTCAACCATAAGTTCTTTAGCAATTCCTTCTCCGCTTGCTTTTACCTCGAGGATGAATCCTTTCTCCTTAAGCACTTCACAGATTGCGAATTTGAGCTTGGAGTAGGGTACTCGCACGATGGTTTTTCGAGCACGAGCTGCGTTTCGAAGGCGAGTGAGAAGATCTGCGATGGGGTCTGTTACTGTCATTTTGAGCTTATTAATTAGTTGAGTGAGGGGGCAGGAGCGAACAGACAGGGAGTCTGCGCTTCGCGCAGTGTTA from Candidatus Gracilibacteria bacterium encodes:
- the rpsH gene encoding 30S ribosomal protein S8; this translates as MTVTDPIADLLTRLRNAARARKTIVRVPYSKLKFAICEVLKEKGFILEVKASGEGIAKELMVELPEDRQDIHLKSVSKPGQRIYVKSQEIPRVLSGLGLAIISTPKGVMSGDKARKQKLGGEYLCEIY
- the rplR gene encoding 50S ribosomal protein L18, producing MNRPKTKSEHRTRRHIRIRSRVSGVAEKPRLIVFRSLKYTYAQLIDDKTGKTLAAAHDMAAKSKKTKLERAAEVGKELAEKAEKAGIKTCVFDRNGYKYHGRVKAVADGAREGGLNF
- the rplF gene encoding 50S ribosomal protein L6: MSRIGKKPVVIPTGVTVTEQSDGTLVVKGPKGELSFKPNPLIKVEVKENELIVVADQSDKIQHSLHGLTRTLLANMVEGVTKAFMKTMEINGVGYRVAVQGSKLVLNLGYSHPIEYPTPAGITFKVDDEKKNILYISGIDKQLVGQVAAEIREFRKPEPYKGKGIKYSDEHIRRKAGKAASKASA
- the rpsE gene encoding 30S ribosomal protein S5; the protein is MARPGKKPFVKEVKEFEEEVIQVDRVTRVVKGGRRLRFRATVVIGNKKGTVGYGIGKATEVQQAIQKAVAKAKKRLIKVPVYNGTIPHMIQVKFKASQVLMKPASIGTGIIAGGAVRQILELAGVSNVLSKSLGSTNKINTAKATYKALTKLREKPNTETDRQKESKAEFGEDRAAPEVKKISKSEAKIMVNADKRMNTPAKKPAPSKEKTN